Proteins encoded by one window of Haladaptatus sp. ZSTT2:
- a CDS encoding PA domain-containing protein produces the protein MKPNFTTRQRSSDSRLTVSRRTMLASLGLLSLGGVTGVASAHPDGAITDEPGEDDVHVGELHGHGAPDPSLPLMEHDVATSSEIVSEGPSAKVTKNLAVAGRGERLLPQGTTDVWAHEGYAYIGTFNTPCGTGVGFGSGELVDNLVGPGIAVFDVRNNNNPEYVGSIPSVAGSRTNDVKVATMNAGTILAHTNEPCDGGPGGFELYNVDDPLAPEHLASVQTDDINELLRDAFGFVDFGVHNTWLFTQGSKDYVAAVVESELGNFQIFDITDPTNPTLVGAWGAESLFDSSINWFTTTDFGQILQADAYLFDGFGSSQNRFLHDITISDDGTHAYLANWDAGLVLLDISDPTNPQFVSQAIDPSAGDGEVNSHQAWPTADGSVVVETEEDFDPYSLTFEIAEGPNAGEYPAAEGAITSPIANRPGGVLSGTTTYVGLACNGDPIPPAPTTNGTHIAVIQRGVCAFTEKIDNAEAAGYDGAVVFNDEARGDGLVTMGGDPVNLPGVFVGHSTGLAIFGVADDSELVVGASGVGLEIVSGFGRWGNIRIWDYANEANPVLASQFDTVCSANPGDESCDERGTYSVHNVIVEGDKVYVSWYSNGVLVLDISDPYNPVEVARYNETGPEFETENGGIQDVWGIYKVPNAPWIYASDRNGGLYVLKELGSGSGNQGRDGDDRGQS, from the coding sequence ATGAAGCCAAACTTTACAACTCGACAACGGTCGTCTGACTCCCGACTCACCGTCTCACGGCGAACGATGCTCGCGTCCCTCGGTCTCCTCAGCCTCGGCGGCGTTACCGGAGTCGCCTCGGCACACCCGGATGGCGCCATCACGGACGAACCCGGCGAGGATGACGTTCATGTAGGGGAATTGCACGGGCACGGCGCGCCGGATCCCAGCCTGCCGCTGATGGAACACGACGTCGCAACCTCCAGCGAGATCGTCAGCGAAGGTCCCTCGGCGAAAGTCACGAAGAACCTCGCCGTCGCGGGTCGTGGCGAGCGACTACTCCCCCAAGGAACCACCGACGTGTGGGCCCACGAGGGCTACGCCTACATCGGGACGTTCAACACCCCCTGCGGGACGGGTGTCGGCTTCGGCAGCGGTGAACTGGTCGACAACCTGGTCGGACCGGGAATCGCCGTCTTCGACGTCCGCAACAACAACAATCCAGAGTACGTCGGCAGCATCCCTTCTGTTGCGGGCAGCCGCACGAACGACGTCAAGGTGGCAACGATGAACGCGGGGACGATTCTCGCCCACACCAACGAACCGTGTGACGGTGGCCCAGGTGGATTCGAACTCTACAACGTCGACGATCCACTCGCACCCGAACACCTCGCGTCGGTGCAGACCGACGACATCAACGAACTCCTGAGAGATGCCTTCGGCTTCGTCGACTTCGGTGTCCACAATACGTGGCTCTTCACCCAGGGTTCGAAGGACTACGTCGCCGCCGTGGTCGAAAGCGAGTTGGGCAACTTCCAAATCTTCGACATCACCGACCCGACGAATCCGACTCTCGTAGGCGCGTGGGGGGCAGAGAGCCTGTTCGACTCCAGTATAAACTGGTTCACCACTACCGACTTTGGTCAGATCCTTCAGGCGGACGCCTACCTGTTCGACGGCTTCGGTTCCTCCCAAAACCGCTTCCTGCACGACATCACCATCAGCGATGACGGAACCCACGCGTACCTCGCCAACTGGGACGCCGGACTGGTCCTCCTTGACATCAGCGACCCGACGAATCCGCAATTCGTCTCGCAGGCCATCGACCCGAGCGCGGGCGACGGCGAGGTCAACAGTCACCAGGCGTGGCCAACAGCCGACGGAAGCGTCGTGGTCGAGACCGAGGAGGACTTCGACCCGTACTCGCTTACGTTCGAGATTGCTGAGGGCCCCAACGCCGGCGAGTACCCCGCAGCGGAAGGAGCGATTACGTCACCGATCGCTAACCGTCCCGGCGGCGTACTGAGCGGAACTACCACGTACGTGGGTCTGGCATGTAACGGCGATCCGATTCCGCCAGCACCCACCACGAACGGAACGCACATCGCAGTCATCCAGCGTGGCGTCTGCGCGTTCACCGAAAAGATTGACAACGCGGAGGCGGCCGGATACGACGGCGCCGTTGTCTTCAACGACGAGGCACGCGGTGATGGCCTTGTGACGATGGGAGGCGACCCGGTCAACCTTCCCGGCGTGTTCGTCGGCCACTCGACCGGCCTCGCCATCTTCGGCGTCGCCGACGACAGCGAACTCGTGGTCGGTGCGTCCGGTGTGGGTCTCGAGATTGTCTCCGGCTTCGGTCGCTGGGGCAACATCCGCATCTGGGACTACGCCAACGAGGCGAACCCGGTGCTCGCCAGCCAGTTCGATACGGTATGCAGCGCCAACCCCGGCGACGAAAGCTGTGACGAACGTGGTACCTACTCGGTTCACAACGTCATCGTCGAGGGTGACAAGGTGTACGTCTCCTGGTACTCGAACGGCGTCTTGGTCCTCGACATCAGCGATCCGTACAACCCGGTCGAAGTTGCGCGGTACAACGAGACGGGACCGGAGTTCGAGACGGAGAACGGTGGTATCCAGGACGTCTGGGGCATCTACAAAGTGCCCAACGCACCCTGGATATACGCCTCCGACCGAAACGGCGGCCTCTACGTCCTCAAGGAACTCGGCTCCGGGTCTGGCAACCAGGGACGAGACGGCGACGATCGCGGCCAGTCGTAG